The following coding sequences are from one Sporolituus thermophilus DSM 23256 window:
- the surE gene encoding 5'/3'-nucleotidase SurE — protein MHILLTNDDGIFAPGIKALWQSLSAIAQVTVVAPDSERSATSQAITVHHPIRVDPYHIENSSVTAWRIGGTPTDCVKLAIEALLAEPPDVVVSGINHGPNLGTDVLYSGTVSAAIEGALHGIPAVAVSLDTWQPFDFTPAAEFTRKLILTMMQNTLPPNTLLNVNVPALPPNRLGGVAVTKLGVRQYQNTFERRADPRGRLYYWMGGDLVDNTNDPDSDIVAVKEGKISVTPIHFDLTNYAIMDLLRKWGL, from the coding sequence TTGCATATTTTATTGACCAATGATGATGGTATTTTTGCGCCCGGCATCAAAGCCCTGTGGCAATCTTTATCCGCTATCGCTCAAGTTACGGTAGTAGCACCTGACAGTGAGCGTAGCGCCACAAGTCAGGCAATTACTGTTCACCATCCCATAAGAGTAGACCCGTACCACATCGAAAATTCTTCGGTAACAGCTTGGCGCATTGGTGGCACGCCGACCGACTGTGTAAAGTTGGCAATCGAAGCATTGCTGGCTGAGCCGCCTGATGTTGTAGTCTCAGGCATTAATCATGGACCCAATTTAGGTACTGATGTGTTGTATTCTGGTACCGTCAGCGCCGCGATTGAGGGTGCCTTACACGGTATTCCGGCGGTGGCCGTATCACTGGACACCTGGCAACCTTTTGATTTTACGCCTGCCGCCGAGTTCACCCGGAAACTGATTTTAACTATGATGCAAAATACATTACCGCCTAATACGCTGTTAAATGTTAACGTGCCAGCCTTACCGCCGAATAGGCTAGGGGGCGTAGCCGTCACGAAACTAGGCGTCAGACAATACCAAAATACCTTTGAACGCCGCGCTGATCCCCGCGGGAGATTATATTACTGGATGGGCGGTGATTTAGTGGATAACACCAACGATCCCGATAGTGACATTGTTGCCGTAAAAGAAGGAAAGATTTCCGTAACCCCTATCCATTTCGACCTAACCAATTATGCTATCATGGATTTACTGCGAAAATGGGGGCTATAA
- a CDS encoding glycosyltransferase family 2 protein, whose product MNYIFDYIMIPMQLIIIFFTLYYFIIAIFGIWRPKEEKITTPEKSFAIIIAAHNEEQVIGQLVENLQVLRYPRELYDIFVVADNCKDRTAQIARNAGAIVYERFNLEQRGKGYAMEWMFAKLFRMKRKYDAVVVFDADNLVHPNFLLEMNNRLCKGEKVIQGYLDAKNPHDTWIAGTFAISFWVVNHIWHLAKYNIGLSSVLGGTGMCIATDVLQKFGWGATCLTEDMEFTMKVLLKGIRTTWAHDAIVYDEKPLTFKQSWHQRKRWAQGHFDVAGRYIPRLLYEGFKRRDIRILDGVLHLLQPHFLILSTTFVLLSYIYHIVPFYTNILYMVLPVEVWTVIAVGQYVFPVIVLAKIRAHWKSWLYLILYPVFVYSWIPITFMGYLHRNDREWSHTQHTRSLSYHDILLTQPGDFPKENLLSKQAVK is encoded by the coding sequence ATGAATTATATCTTTGATTACATAATGATCCCAATGCAGCTTATTATTATATTTTTTACGTTGTATTATTTTATTATTGCCATATTTGGTATTTGGCGACCAAAAGAAGAAAAAATTACCACCCCAGAAAAAAGTTTTGCCATTATTATTGCCGCACACAACGAAGAACAGGTTATCGGTCAACTTGTAGAGAACCTGCAAGTGCTTCGATACCCTCGTGAACTTTACGATATTTTTGTCGTAGCTGACAACTGTAAGGACCGTACCGCCCAAATAGCCCGTAATGCCGGAGCCATCGTGTACGAACGTTTTAACCTGGAACAGCGGGGCAAAGGTTATGCCATGGAGTGGATGTTTGCTAAACTGTTCAGGATGAAACGAAAGTATGACGCTGTAGTTGTTTTTGATGCCGATAATCTGGTTCATCCTAATTTTCTACTGGAAATGAACAACCGGCTATGCAAGGGAGAAAAGGTAATTCAAGGGTACCTCGACGCAAAAAATCCGCACGATACCTGGATTGCCGGAACGTTTGCCATATCGTTCTGGGTAGTTAATCATATCTGGCATTTAGCCAAATATAATATAGGTTTGTCAAGTGTTCTTGGCGGCACTGGCATGTGTATCGCGACCGATGTCTTGCAGAAATTTGGTTGGGGAGCTACTTGTCTTACCGAAGACATGGAGTTTACCATGAAAGTTCTGCTCAAGGGTATTCGTACAACTTGGGCGCATGATGCCATTGTATATGACGAAAAACCGCTGACATTTAAACAGTCTTGGCATCAGCGTAAACGGTGGGCACAAGGCCATTTCGATGTTGCCGGCCGCTATATTCCGCGACTGCTCTATGAGGGTTTTAAACGGCGCGATATCCGCATCCTTGATGGTGTTCTTCATCTGCTGCAGCCTCATTTCCTTATTTTATCAACTACTTTCGTTTTGCTGAGTTATATCTATCACATCGTTCCTTTTTATACCAATATTTTGTATATGGTGCTACCGGTCGAAGTATGGACAGTGATTGCAGTTGGTCAGTATGTTTTTCCAGTTATTGTACTTGCGAAAATCCGAGCCCATTGGAAGTCGTGGCTCTATCTGATCCTTTATCCCGTTTTTGTTTATAGCTGGATACCTATAACATTTATGGGCTATTTACACCGTAATGACCGTGAGTGGAGCCATACCCAACATACCCGTAGCCTCAGCTATCATGACATTCTTCTCACTCAGCCAGGTGATTTTCCCAAGGAAAACTTACTGAGCAAACAGGCGGTCAAGTAG
- a CDS encoding TIGR04086 family membrane protein, producing MAKVSRRSRFNAPPQKAPGAIILILKGLVVSLVVSLICTFFLSLISLVSDSFFVEHYLSYLMVGITVTSIFIGSAYATQKAQSMGLIIGMAIGLLYVLISVGIGVKLSPEPLSWLVLANKFFAGLAAGALGGLVGVNL from the coding sequence GTGGCCAAAGTATCGCGACGTTCAAGGTTTAACGCTCCGCCGCAAAAAGCACCTGGAGCGATTATCTTGATATTAAAAGGATTGGTGGTTAGTCTAGTCGTTTCCCTCATCTGCACGTTCTTTTTATCACTGATCAGCCTTGTCTCAGATAGTTTTTTTGTTGAACACTACCTTTCATATCTGATGGTTGGCATCACTGTCACCAGTATTTTTATCGGCAGCGCTTATGCAACGCAAAAAGCGCAATCAATGGGGCTCATTATCGGTATGGCAATCGGCTTGCTTTATGTCCTAATTTCTGTTGGCATCGGTGTAAAATTATCCCCGGAACCGCTTTCCTGGTTGGTCCTGGCCAATAAATTTTTTGCCGGACTTGCTGCGGGTGCGTTAGGTGGACTGGTAGGCGTAAATTTGTAA
- the pssA gene encoding CDP-diacylglycerol--serine O-phosphatidyltransferase, whose translation MRSVIPNALTALNLVLGIFSIISTFHGDFSRAGLLIVAAMVADGLDGRVARYLKVSSEFGKELDSLCDLVSFGVAPAILAYAFILKDIGVAGYLAAAAFATCGALRLARFNVNTTKVKGYFMGLPIPAGGCVIATFVMLGVRPAGWLFLVMVIVFAYLMISTIRYPDFKGKDGEPVRTIPALLTLVVAGYILSLSIQAILFVPFFAYALFGILNTIFGFFAAKPKPNQ comes from the coding sequence ATGAGAAGCGTTATTCCAAATGCATTAACCGCATTGAATTTGGTTTTGGGAATTTTTTCAATTATATCTACGTTTCATGGCGATTTTAGCCGGGCGGGGCTTCTTATTGTCGCGGCAATGGTTGCTGATGGTTTGGACGGACGGGTTGCCCGTTATTTAAAAGTCAGCAGCGAATTCGGCAAAGAACTGGACTCATTGTGTGATCTAGTTTCCTTCGGTGTTGCACCGGCGATCTTAGCATATGCCTTTATACTAAAAGATATTGGGGTTGCCGGGTATCTGGCGGCAGCAGCTTTCGCTACTTGTGGCGCGCTCCGGCTCGCACGCTTTAATGTGAACACCACTAAAGTGAAGGGTTATTTTATGGGTTTGCCGATTCCGGCAGGCGGTTGTGTTATCGCAACTTTTGTGATGCTCGGCGTCCGACCGGCCGGTTGGTTGTTTTTGGTGATGGTTATCGTATTTGCCTATCTTATGATTAGCACTATTCGCTATCCAGACTTTAAAGGTAAAGACGGTGAACCAGTCAGGACCATTCCTGCGTTGTTAACTTTGGTAGTAGCAGGGTATATCCTGTCGCTAAGTATACAAGCTATTTTGTTTGTACCCTTTTTTGCCTACGCCTTATTCGGCATTTTAAATACAATTTTTGGCTTCTTTGCGGCTAAGCCTAAACCTAATCAATAG